One window of the Catenulispora sp. EB89 genome contains the following:
- a CDS encoding MarR family winged helix-turn-helix transcriptional regulator, protein MSRSGADLALLLLGGFRTLVDRATEELARRGFPDVRPVHDFAMRGIAAGADDATRLSQRLSVSRQAAAKTIAVLQERGYVTRETDPLDARRKRLQVTALGFEVLQQGEQIFDELRDGWERQIGAAELERLEELLAALVGVPAIRFDTPAWLARDLGESS, encoded by the coding sequence GTGTCCCGCTCCGGCGCCGATTTAGCGCTTCTCCTCCTGGGCGGTTTCCGCACGCTGGTGGACCGCGCGACCGAAGAACTGGCCCGCCGCGGATTCCCCGACGTGCGCCCGGTCCACGACTTCGCCATGCGGGGCATCGCCGCGGGCGCCGACGACGCCACACGGCTCAGCCAACGCCTGTCGGTCTCCCGCCAAGCGGCGGCCAAGACCATCGCGGTCCTGCAGGAACGCGGCTACGTGACCCGCGAGACCGATCCCCTCGACGCCCGCCGCAAGCGACTCCAGGTGACGGCCCTCGGCTTCGAGGTGCTGCAGCAGGGCGAGCAGATCTTCGACGAACTGCGCGACGGCTGGGAACGGCAGATCGGCGCCGCCGAGCTGGAGCGCCTGGAGGAGTTGTTGGCAGCGCTCGTCGGCGTCCCGGCGATCCGCTTCGACACGCCCGCCTGGCTCGCGCGCGACCTCGGCGAGTCGTCGTAG